One genomic segment of Oncorhynchus mykiss isolate Arlee chromosome 10, USDA_OmykA_1.1, whole genome shotgun sequence includes these proteins:
- the LOC110534666 gene encoding zinc finger protein 652-A, whose product MDNCMVFHTQIASVMEVLANAAIAEVCKLVDDDYAVFRLEITQSQKENRVLRRKLLELKVARERAERTTRERVLASRVKIPDRNREMSIVTVSGEGRLTGGNRSFVKPARHNTWRDDQPITVEGSGTSTQHVIVIEAAGPRVKQERSEGEKDPQHSRAIQTGAPPVSIEDPTSAPTSPRNRPSVREVSGTQNAVLKSETDTKTLNLTHRLLHTGSDHRSDPGRLGCPPAPGSESLPVFHQSQRMVHCRGDDAIDTSVDDPSCSYTTEMDPGNMTLVSETQTDLSRGDWNRYSSSVYSEGCLAKKGEVIVKDEVTVKVEGVVPPTWIADSHLGNRHSQGRDFLYYRESLETHPNVETHSPTHTFRECDSVSTSMGPSDSHGRVLFDQVLNSKDQRAKARGGGATSGNSKEKRFLCMFCNKGFSCSQNVEIHQRIHTGEKPYSCPQCHMCFAQSGSLNRHQKVHTGEKPFSCPQCDKRFSRQHLLKTHLKIHTGERP is encoded by the exons ATGGATAactgtatggtttttcacactcaaatagcctccgtcatggaggtgctagcgaatgcagcGATAGCTGAGgtctgtaaactcgtagacgacgactatgcagtgtttcgtttggaaataacgcaaagccagaaagaaaacagggtTTTGCGAAGGAAACTACTGGAACTGAAGGTGGCAAGGGAGCGCGCAGAGAGGACAACGCGGGAGCGCGTCCTCGCCAGTCGTGTCAAGATCCCCGACCGAAACAGAGAAATGTCAATAG TCACTGTCTCAGGTGAAGGACGTCTCACTGGAGGGAacaggagctttgtgaagccagcgagacacaatacatggagagatgaccaaccaatTACTGTtgaggggagtggaacctcaacccagcacGTTATCGTAATAGAg GCTGCAGGTCCTAGGGTCAAGCAGGAGAGGTCTGAAGGAGAGAAGGacccacagcacagcagagccATCCAGACTGGAGCGCCCCCTGTAAGCATAGAGGACCCCACCAGTGCCCCAACGTCTCCCAGGAACCGACCCAGCGTCAGGGAGGTCAGCGGAACGCAGAATGCCGTCCTCAAGTCAGAGACCGACACCAAGACTTTAAATTTAACACACAGGCTCTTACACACAGGTTCTGACCACAGATCAGACCCAGGGAGACTGGGCTGTCCTCCTGCTCCTGGTTCAGAGTCCTTACCGGTATTTCACCAGAGCCAGAGGATGGTTCATTGCCGTGGAGATGACGCGATAGACACTAGTGTTGATGATCCGTCTTGTTCTtacactacagagatggaccCTGGCAACATGACCTTGGTTTCAGAGACACAGACTgatctgtctagaggggactggaaccggtatagtagtagtgtatactctgaagggtgcCTAGCTAAGAAAGGGGAGGTTATAGTGAAAGATGaggtgactgtgaaagtggagGGTGTCGTTCCTCCCACATGGATTGCAGATAGTCACCTAGGAAACAGACACTCACAAGGCAGAGATTTCTTATATTACAGGGAAAGCTTAGAGACACATCCAAATGTTGAGACCCACTCCCCTACACACACATTCAGGGAATGCGACTCAGTGTCCACGTCGATGGGTCCTTCCGATTCACACGGCCGCGTCCTTTTTgatcaggtattgaactcaaaGGACCAAAGGGCCAAGGCTCGGGGAGGGGGAGCAACATCAGGCAATAGTAAAGAgaaacggttcctctgcatgttctgtaacaaaggcttcagctgcTCCCAGAATGTGGAAATCCACCAGAggatccacacaggagagaaaccctacagctgcccccagtgtCACATGTGCTTCGCTCAGTCTGGCAGCCTGAACAGGCACCAGaaggtccacacaggggagaaacccttcagCTGCCCTCAGTGTGATAAGAGGTTCTCCCGTCAGCACCTGCTGAAGACGCACCTGAagatccacacaggagagaggccaTAG